CCTCGTAACAGCCGGACCGCCCAACGGAGCGTGACGGGGGTCGGGACTGAGTCGATGGCCACGCGGACACGATACCCGTGACGGTCCGGAGTACAGTGCCGCCCATGCGGGCCGTCCTGCTGGTCAATCCGAAGGCCACCACCACAAGTGAGCGCGCACGGGACGTACTTGTCCGCGCGCTACGCAGCGAGGTCGACCTCTCCGTGCGCTACACCCGCCGGCGCGGTCACGCCACCGCCCTGGCCCGGGAGGCCGCCGTCGAGGGGGTCGACGTGGTGGTGACCCTCGGCGGCGACGGCACGGTCAACGAGGTGGTCAACGGGCTGATGGCCGCCAGCACGGCCGGTGGCCACCCGCCGTCGGCCGAGCGGCTGCCCGCCCTGGCCACCGTGCCGGGCGGCTCGACAAACGTCTTCGCGCGGGCGCTGGGCCTACCTCGGGAGTGGGCGGAGGCCGCCAGCATGATCCTGGAGGGCCTCCGGCTGGGCCGACACCGGACGATCGGCCTCGGTCGGGCAGACGACCGCTACTTCACGTTCTGTGCCGGCTTCGGGCTCGACGCGGCGGTGATCCACCGGGTCGAGGAGGCTCGTCGCAAGGGTCGGGTTTCCTCGCCGGGGCTCTACTTCCGCGCCTTCACCGCGCAGTTCCTGTTCGGCTCCGAACGGCGACACCCGGTGATCCGGCTTGAACAACCGGGCGAGGAGGCGGAGGTGGAGCTGTCCACCGTCATCGTCCAGAACACCGCCCCGTGGACCTACGTCGGGGACCGGGAGGCCAACCCGAACCCGGAGGCGTCGTTCGATCTGGGGCTCGATGTGTTGGCCCTGCGCCAGCTTGGCGTCGCCAGTACGACACGTACGGTGACACAATTGCTCTCCAACACGCCCGATCCGCGTGGTCGTCACGTGCTGCGACTGCACGACGTGGCCGAGTTCACGCTGGTGGCGGGCCGTCCGCAGGCATTCCAGCTCGATGGCGACTATCTTGGCGAGCGGGAAAAAGTCAGATTCACCTCCGTTCCGGCCGCACTCAGAGTAATCTGTTAGGCCTCCGGCATCGCCGGGTAGAGATGAAGCGGTGTGGCCCCCGACACCCGGCTTCGCGACACCCGGTAGTCGTGTCGGAAATGTCAGCATTGTCCGCCGGACTGTACTATATTGATCATTAGCTGTGATACGGCGGGCAGCCGGAGCGATCCGGAACCCGGACAAATGGGTTGTGGGCTTGCTCACCGCCCGGAGTTTTTCCGAGCGCCACCCTTGACATTGCGTAAGTTCGTGAAAGTATTCACAAGCGAACTTGAGTTACCGGGACATTGCCTGGCGCGCTCAGCAAGTTGAGCCGTTCCAGCAGGTCCCGGGAGCAACCAGCCTGCTCACGCAGTGCCGAATTGACGGATGCAAACCGTCACCATCGACATTGCGGATGCATATAGGAAAAGCACTAACAGCAACATCTGCCACCCATCCAGAATGAGGAGTGTTGCCGCCATGGACTGGCGCCACCATGCTGTCTGCCGCGACGAGGACCCGGAGCTGTTCTTCCCGATTGGGACGTCCGGTCCGGCTCTCCTTCAGGTCGAGCAGGCCAAGGCCGTCTGCCGGCGCTGCTCCGTGACCGACCAGTGCCTGCAGTGGGCGCTGGAGTCCGGTCAGGACGCTGGCGTCTGGGGCGGGATGAGCGAGGAGGAACGGCGCGCCGTCAAGCGTCGCGGTGGCCTCCGGGTGCTGCGCGCTCACTCCGCCTGACCACAACCCGCACCGAAGCGACACGCCCCGGCTGGCACCGCCCGCCGGGGCGTTCTGCTGTCCCGGGTCCGCCGACTCGCCGTAGCGGCGACGCGCGGGCCCGCCAGCTGTCTCCCGCCGGCGGCTCGGCACGCCCGTCAGCCGGCCCGGTACCCGGTGCCGTCCACCCGGCGCAGCACCAGGTCGACAAGTTCCGGAGCATCGGTAAGCGGCGCGGACACCGCCACCGCACCGGCGGCCCGCGCCGTCGTCGTCACCGCGTCGTGGAACAGCCCGGGAGCCAGGAAGTAGGCGGCCACGGCCACCCGTCGCGCACCAGCCGCCCGGAGCCGGGCCACCGCCGTACCGGCGTCCGGAGGCGCCGCCGAGGCGTACGAGACCCGGGTCGGGGTGCCCAGTGCCGCGCCCAGCGCGGCGGCCACTCGACCGACGGACCCCCGCGCCCCGGCGTCCCGGGTTCCCGCCGCGGCCAGCACCAGAGCGTCCCACCGGCCCGGATCCACCTCGGCCAGCCGGCGTCGCAGGCCGGCCAGCAGCGCCGGGTCCACCTGAGCGGCGACCGGGCCGAGCACGTCGGTCACCCGCACCGCGATCGGGGTACCGGAGCGGTTGGCTGCCGCCACCGCCGCCGGGATGTCCACCCGTCGGTGGTACGCGGCAGTGAGCAGCAGCGGCACCAGGACCGCCCGACGATGCCCGGCGGCGGCCAGCGCCTGCAACGCCTGCGCCGGATCCGGCTGGGTGTGATCGAGCCAGCTCGCCAGCACCGGGGTGCCGGGCCGGGCCGCCGCGACCGCGCGGGCCAACGCCCGGGTCGCGTCGGCCGCCCGGGGATCGCGGCTGCCGTGGGCGACCAGGAGCACAGGGTCGGTGCCCGGCCCGGACGCACCGGGCCGGCTCCGACAGTCGTCGACCGATCCGCTCAGAGATGCAGCCCGCACTCGGTCTTCTCGAACATGGCCCAGCGGCCGGCTCGCGGATCCTCCCCGGCCTTGGTCCGCCGGGTACAGGGCCAGCAGCCGATCGAGCCGTAGCCACGCCGGAACAACTCGTTCACCGGCACGTTCCACCGGGCGATGTACGCGTCGACGTCCGCCTGGCTCCAAGCCGCGATCGGGTTGACCTTCACCTTGCCGCGCCGGGGGTCGAACGCCACCACCGGCGTGTTGGCCCGGCTCGGCGACTCGTCGCGGCGCAGCCCGGCCGCCCACGCGTCGTAGCCGGCCAGCGCCCGCTCCAACGGCTCCACCTTGCGCAGCCGGCAGCACTCGTCCGGCGACCTGTTGAACAGCCGTGGTCCGTACTCGCCGTCCTGCTGGCCCACGGTGAGTCGCGGCCGGATCGACCGGACGGTCACCGGCAGCGTCCGGGCCACCTCGTCGCGGACCGCGAGGGTTTCCGGGAAGTGCAGGCCGGTGTCGAGGAAGACCACGTCCACGCCGGGCGCCACCCGGGACACCAGGTGGGCGAGGACCGCGTCCGCCATCGAGCTGGTCACACAGAACCGGTCGCCGAAGGTCTCCGCGGCCCAGCCGGCGATCTCCACCGCCGGTGCGCCCTCCAGCTCGCGGCCGGCACGCTCGGCCAGCTCCCGCAACTCGTCCGGGGCACGCCGGCCGGCCGGCGCGGGTGCGGTGGTGCCGACCAGCCCGAGGCCGGCGGCGGAGATCAGGCCGCTCATCGGTCCACCGCCCGGGAGAGCAGGCCGGTGAACCGGACGGTGAATGCCCGGGCGCAGGCGTGGCACTCCCACGCGCCAGGCCCGGCCTCGCTCGGTCGCAGGTCCTCCTCGCCGCAGTACGGGCAGTACAACGGTGCGGCCCGGGTCTCGCTGCTCATCGCGCCACCTCGCTCATCGCAGTTCCTCCTCGTCGGCACGGATAACCCAGTTGGCGAACGTCTCCTCCGCGGTGCGGCCGGCCAGGTAACGCCGGACCAGCCGCTCGACGTACTCGGGAAGTTCCTCGGCGGTCGTCTTCAGGCCGCGCAGCTTGCGCCCGAAGCCGGCGGTCTGGCCCGCGGCCATGCCGAGCCCGCCGCCGAGGTGTACCTGGAAGCCCTCCACCTGGCGACCGTCCGGTCCGGTCACCAGCTGGCCCTTCAAGCCGATGTCCGCCACCTGGGTGCGGGCGCAGGCATTCGGGCAGCCGTTGAGGTGGATGGAGATGTCGGCGTCCGTGAGATCCGCATCGGCCAGCCGCTCCTCGAGCCGGGCCACCAGCTCCTCGCCGCGCGCCTTGGTCTCGACGATGGCGAGCTTGCAGAACTCGATGCCGGTGCAGGCCATGGTGCCGCGCCGCCACACCGACGGGCGGGCCTCCAGGCCGATCCCCCGCAGCGCCGTGACAAGCGACTCCGTCCGCTCCGCCGGCACGTCGAGCACCAGCAGCTTCTGGTACGGGGTGAGCCGCACCCGGCCGCTGCCGTGCGCCTCGACCACGTCCGCGAGTTGGGCCAGCTGGCTGCCGGAGACCCGGCCGACCACCGGTGCGGCACCGACGTAGTGGCGACCGTCCCGCTGGGTGTGCACCCCGATGTGGTCGATCGGCTTCTCCGGCAGCTCGGGCGCGGGACCGTCGAGCAGGGTCCGGCCGAGGTACTCCTTCTCCAGCACCTCGCGGAACTTCGCCACGCCCCAGTCGGCGACGAGGAACTTCAGTCGTGCCCGGTTACGCAGCCGGCGGTAGCCGTAGTCCCGGAAGATGCCTACCACGCCGGCCCAGACGTCCGGCACCTCCGCCAACGGCACCCAGACACCGAGGCGCTGGGCCAGCATCGGGTTGGTGGAGAGGCCGCCGCCGACCCAGAGGTCGAAGCCGGGACCGTGCTCGGGGTGGTCGACGCCGAGGAAGGCGATGTCGTTCGCCTCGTACGGGGTGTCCACCAGCCAGGAGATCGACGACTTGAACTTGCGGGGCAGGTTGGAGTACTGCTTGTCGCCGACGTACCGCCGGACGATCTCGTCGATCGCCGGGGTCGGGTCGATCAGCTCGGCCTCGGCCACCCCGGCCACCGGGCTGCCCAGCACGATACGCGGGCAGTCGCCGCACGCCTCGGTGGTCTGTAGGCCGACCGACTCCAGCCGCCGCCAGATCTCCGGCATGTCCTCGACCCGGATCCAGTGGTACTGGATGTTCTGCCGGTCGGTGATGTCGGCGGTGTCCCGGGCGAACTCCCGGGAGATCTCGGCGATCGTCCGCAGCTGTGCCAGGTCGAGCTGGCCGCCGTCGACGCGGACCCGGAGCATGAAGTACTCGTCTTCCAGCTCGTGCGGCTCCAGCACGGCGGTACGCCCACCGTCGATGCCCGCCTTGCGCTGGGTGTAGAGGCCCCACCAGCGGAACCGGCCGCGCAGGTCCTGCGGGTCGATGGAGGCGAAGCCGCGGTGGGCGTAGATGTTCTCGATCCGCTCCCGCACGTTCAGCGGGTCGTCGTCCTTCTTGATCCGCTCGTTGGGGTTGAGCGGCTCGCGGTGCCCGAGCGCCCACTGGCCCTCGCCACGGGCCCGGCGTGGTGCTCGCGCGGGTCGCGCCGGGGGGTTCCCGGGGCGGGCCGGAATCTCGCTGACCGCCATCGCGGCGTCCTCCGTTGTCTGGGTGCCTCGGTCGATTGGCCGGGCGCGACAACCGGCTCCGGATGGGGCCGTGGACAACGGTGTCAGGTGCGGCCGGCGCGCTGCGGGCCCGAGGCAGGATTGATCGGGCGTCGTCAGTGAGCCGGACAGATGGCGCTGCGCACGCGGCCATAGTCCACGTGGCGGCGAGCCACGAGACGGCGGACCACGGCGGCAGTCATGCACGTCATGCTCCCACACCTCGTCGGCCCCGGCCAATGAGTGGGTGCCCGATCCCACATCACGGGCGGTGGCGCTCGCCACCCTTGATGCTCGCTCTGTGGCAGGCTCGCGGCATGGGTGATTTGTCCGGAAGGTCGGTCCCAGCCACCGGAACCGGCGTCCGGCTCGGCGGTCTGCGCCTGCGTGCCCTGCCGGTGTGGCTGGTGCCGACCGGCGTCACCCTGATCGTGACCCTGGCCGGGCTGGACGCCGCTCAGCCGTGGCGGGACGAGTTGGCGACCTGGAGCGCCGCCACCCGGCCGGTGACCGCACTTCTTCGACTGGCCCTCACGATCGACGCCGCCACCGTGCCGTACTACCTGCTCATGCACGCCTGGATCGCGGTTGTCGGCGATTCGGTGGCCGCGCTGCGTCTGCCGTCGGCGCTGGCGATGGCGGCGGCGGCCGGACTGACCGCCGGGCTCGGGCAACGGCTCGCCGGCACCAGCGTCGGCACCCTGGCCGGGCTGCTCTTCGCGGTGCTGCCCGGCACCTCCCGGTACGCCCAGGAGGCCCGACCGTACGCCCTGGCCACCGCCCTCGCCGTGCTGAGCACTCTGCTGCTGGTCGACGCGCTGCGCCGACCCGGCTGGGGCCGCTGGGCCGGCTACGCGGCGGCGAGCACCGCGCTCGGACTGCTCCACGTGATCGCGCTCACCCTGCTCGCCGCCCACGCCGTGGCGGTGCTCGGTGCCGCCGCCCGGCCGGACCGTCGAGAGCCGGACCGTCGACAGCCGGACCGTCGAGAGCCGGACGGTCGACAGCCGGACCAGCGACAGCCGGTCCGGTGGTGGCCGGTCCGGTGGTGGCTCGGCGCTCTGCTGCCGGTGACGCTGGCCGTGACGCCGTTGGCGCTGCTGGCCGCCGGCCAACGCCGCCGGCAACTGGACTGGG
This DNA window, taken from Micromonospora sp. FIMYZ51, encodes the following:
- a CDS encoding WhiB family transcriptional regulator; its protein translation is MDWRHHAVCRDEDPELFFPIGTSGPALLQVEQAKAVCRRCSVTDQCLQWALESGQDAGVWGGMSEEERRAVKRRGGLRVLRAHSA
- a CDS encoding CbiX/SirB N-terminal domain-containing protein, whose amino-acid sequence is MLLVAHGSRDPRAADATRALARAVAAARPGTPVLASWLDHTQPDPAQALQALAAAGHRRAVLVPLLLTAAYHRRVDIPAAVAAANRSGTPIAVRVTDVLGPVAAQVDPALLAGLRRRLAEVDPGRWDALVLAAAGTRDAGARGSVGRVAAALGAALGTPTRVSYASAAPPDAGTAVARLRAAGARRVAVAAYFLAPGLFHDAVTTTARAAGAVAVSAPLTDAPELVDLVLRRVDGTGYRAG
- a CDS encoding glycosyltransferase family 39 protein, translated to MGDLSGRSVPATGTGVRLGGLRLRALPVWLVPTGVTLIVTLAGLDAAQPWRDELATWSAATRPVTALLRLALTIDAATVPYYLLMHAWIAVVGDSVAALRLPSALAMAAAAGLTAGLGQRLAGTSVGTLAGLLFAVLPGTSRYAQEARPYALATALAVLSTLLLVDALRRPGWGRWAGYAAASTALGLLHVIALTLLAAHAVAVLGAAARPDRREPDRRQPDRREPDGRQPDQRQPVRWWPVRWWLGALLPVTLAVTPLALLAAGQRRRQLDWVDAARPADLAALPGGVTQSGVVGGVLVGLAALGLIRAGRWALLPASCVLLPVSLLFLTGLVVPLWVPRYLLFVVPFACLLAGAALAAARSPAVLVVVLLAGLLGLPDQVALRRTHEWPRTATVDYRGAAEIVAAGQRSGDAVVYSPRDGWLLLDLGLRYHLRERTPRDVLLIEDQDRRGDFWATECDRPAGCLAGTDRVWLLLAGHPRDPLAALPTAKADALRARYRVTQVWPRPGLTIALLTR
- a CDS encoding phosphoadenylyl-sulfate reductase, which codes for MSGLISAAGLGLVGTTAPAPAGRRAPDELRELAERAGRELEGAPAVEIAGWAAETFGDRFCVTSSMADAVLAHLVSRVAPGVDVVFLDTGLHFPETLAVRDEVARTLPVTVRSIRPRLTVGQQDGEYGPRLFNRSPDECCRLRKVEPLERALAGYDAWAAGLRRDESPSRANTPVVAFDPRRGKVKVNPIAAWSQADVDAYIARWNVPVNELFRRGYGSIGCWPCTRRTKAGEDPRAGRWAMFEKTECGLHL
- a CDS encoding diacylglycerol kinase family protein; the protein is MRAVLLVNPKATTTSERARDVLVRALRSEVDLSVRYTRRRGHATALAREAAVEGVDVVVTLGGDGTVNEVVNGLMAASTAGGHPPSAERLPALATVPGGSTNVFARALGLPREWAEAASMILEGLRLGRHRTIGLGRADDRYFTFCAGFGLDAAVIHRVEEARRKGRVSSPGLYFRAFTAQFLFGSERRHPVIRLEQPGEEAEVELSTVIVQNTAPWTYVGDREANPNPEASFDLGLDVLALRQLGVASTTRTVTQLLSNTPDPRGRHVLRLHDVAEFTLVAGRPQAFQLDGDYLGEREKVRFTSVPAALRVIC
- a CDS encoding nitrite/sulfite reductase, which encodes MAVSEIPARPGNPPARPARAPRRARGEGQWALGHREPLNPNERIKKDDDPLNVRERIENIYAHRGFASIDPQDLRGRFRWWGLYTQRKAGIDGGRTAVLEPHELEDEYFMLRVRVDGGQLDLAQLRTIAEISREFARDTADITDRQNIQYHWIRVEDMPEIWRRLESVGLQTTEACGDCPRIVLGSPVAGVAEAELIDPTPAIDEIVRRYVGDKQYSNLPRKFKSSISWLVDTPYEANDIAFLGVDHPEHGPGFDLWVGGGLSTNPMLAQRLGVWVPLAEVPDVWAGVVGIFRDYGYRRLRNRARLKFLVADWGVAKFREVLEKEYLGRTLLDGPAPELPEKPIDHIGVHTQRDGRHYVGAAPVVGRVSGSQLAQLADVVEAHGSGRVRLTPYQKLLVLDVPAERTESLVTALRGIGLEARPSVWRRGTMACTGIEFCKLAIVETKARGEELVARLEERLADADLTDADISIHLNGCPNACARTQVADIGLKGQLVTGPDGRQVEGFQVHLGGGLGMAAGQTAGFGRKLRGLKTTAEELPEYVERLVRRYLAGRTAEETFANWVIRADEEELR